Sequence from the Ziziphus jujuba cultivar Dongzao chromosome 9, ASM3175591v1 genome:
ACCCGGAACCAAATTTGGTGGGGAATTCCCTGGGGCCACTAGCTTCCCTCAAGTCATCACCACCGCTGCTTCTTTCAATGCGTCACTCTGGGAAGCAATTGGACGGGTGAGATTCATTTTTCAGTTTTCATTAGTTTATTATAAAAGTAAAGTTTACGCTGGGGATGAAAGCAGAGCAACTTCCGATGTTTCTGCGATATTGTTGCGTGAATTAAACATTTtcattcgaaaaaaaaaaaaaatcattttgttttaagaacatttaaatatatatatatatatatatataggccagTTTATATGCACTATGCTCCGTGACCATGAGTTATGGTCAGGATATGGTGTGTCAGTTTAGGTGGTGATATGTCTGGTTGGAATTACAAATAGTGAAGGACGAATCTCGAGCAGACAAATtgttacaaaacaaaatgaCACCCCagcatatatatgtttataccTTGCTTTACTCTCTTCCGtttctctttcaaaatttttcatagAAATACTAGTTGCACACTTTGGAAAATCTAGATTATTAAAATACTAGATTCACACTTTCGGGAAATCTAGATTAGAGATTGCCCTCtaatcttttgtttctttttttggctgaaagatCGTCGTCTGATCTTGTGTTCTTTTGAAAAGGAATCTGGATAAACCAATTGGGACCCATTCTTTGGAGTTGTCCTGAacttataaagaaaatgaagtacttatttattttgttgctccagaaaagaaaaacgaagtattaatcttttttaatgaaaaaaaaaaaaaaagaagaagtattaATTGTTTGATTAAAATTTGTTCTATTTAGTCAAGATTTTGTGTGGAAAAAACATACATGTTTAAGATAATGGCCTTCAGGAGATCCTTCTTTTATCGTATTTAGGACAAATATTCGCggataaatttattttagagaTAAGAAACTTAGAATTGTTTAAATAGTTTAAAGTGTGAAAACTAAAAAGCCAgctattataataaaaaaagcgGTGATATAGATAAGAGGAAGTACATAACTTTATgacttttgtttatattttaatctcGTCTCTGATTGGCTGAGGTCTCAACTTGCATGGTAATGATTCCCAGTGACAAAACTGAAGGCAACTTGCGCATTTTAGCAGGCTCACGGTTGGAATTGTAAGGTAGACTGATTTATGCGCATGCAGGTTGTGTCAGACGAGGCAAGGGCTATGTACAATGGGGGTGTGGCTGGGCTCACCTACTGGAGCCCAAATGTCAACATTTTCAGGGACCCAAGGTGGGGCAGGGGACAGGAAACTCCAGGTGAAGATCCGGTGGTGGTGGGTAAATATGCCGCCAGCTATGTGAGAGGACTGCAGGGAAATGACGGTAACCGGTTGAAGGTGGCGGCTTGTTGTAAACACTTCACGGCTTACGATCTAGACAACTGGAACGGAGTCGATAGGTTCCATTTTAACGCCAAGGTCAGGTCGTTTTTCTGGTAATCTGTTTATATAATGCAGTATAAGACACCAAACCTGAACTTGATTGTTTATCAACCACCACTGATCTGTTTGACAAATTAGTCAGCTAGTTGTTGTGATTTATGATACACTCTTGACTATATAATGCCTATGCgtggaaattttaaaacaatacaTTTCTTTagcaaaatctaaattttaattttcgttGTTTAGAATTATTACTTACTTCACATACAcgaaatttcattaaaataataataatacttttaacCAAATTGGATGTACCCGAATATGAATGTTTTAAGAAATCTCTGACTCACAATTGCGTGTGGccattaactttttaatattgcCTTTGATTTTGTCgcttaaaattattatattatcattctACGGCCATGGCTGTGGACCATGCAGTGGTTTTCTTGCCCCCACCTAatccaaagaaaataataataataataaagcattaattattatatatataaaaaataaaaaaacacgaAATATAAATACAATGGCTGCAAGTGGCAATGCAGTTTACAGCTACCAAATGGAAGTGGTGGCACGTGCTCCTTTAATAGTCTCACATGAGAGGGTCACACttcttatttttaacttttattgcaTGTCCAGGTTAGCAAACAAGACATTGAGGACACGTTCGATGTGCCATTCAGAATGTGCGTCAAGGAAGGAAAGGTTGCGAGCGTTATGTGCTCCTACAATCAAGTCAACGGGGTCCCCACCTGTGCCGACCCTAATCTCCTCAAGAAAACTGTACGCGGTCAATGGCGTCTTGACGGGTAAGCCGCTACTTGTATGGCCCACTACCATGCTTGCAATTGGTATTGGTTCATTTACTTTGACACGTCACCCATTGTCATCTTAACATTTGGTTCTCATTGGTTGGTTCTCACAGGTACATTGTCTCGGATTGTGACTCGGTGGGGGTTTTCTACGatagccaacactatacatcgACACCAGAAGAAGCTGCTGCGGATGCCATTAAAGCTGGTTTGGATTTGGACTGCGGACCATTCCTGGCGATCCATTCAGAGGAAGCAGTGAAGAGAGGGTTATTAAGCGAGTCTGATGTTAACTCCGCATTGCTTAATACACTCACCGTCCAAATGAGGCTTGGAATGTTCGATGGAGAGCCCTCCTCGCAGCCTTATGGAAACTTAGGTCCAAGAGACGTTTGCACCCCCGCTCACCAGGAGCTCGCTTTTGAAGCTGCCAAACAGGGGATTGTGCTTCTCAAGAATCACGGCCCTTCACTGCCTTTATCCACTCGCCGATACCGTAGTGTCGCCGTCATTGGGCCTAATTCCAACGTTACCGTCACTATGATTGGGAATTATGCCGGTAAGCACATGCGTTTAAGAACTATTTATTTGTCTCTCATATAAAAACTGGGTGGGTTTTGCTTACTCTGTTTGGTGTGCAATGGTAATAGGTATTGCCTGTGGATATACAACTCCCCTGCAAGGAATAGCAAGATATGCAAGCACAATTCACCAGCCGGGTTGTGCCGACGTTGCATGCACCGGTGACCAATTATTCGGCGCAGCCATTGACGCAGCCAGCAGAGCCGATGCGACCGTCTTATTCATGGGCCTTGACCAGTCCATTGAAGCTGAAACCATCGACAGAGGTGGGCTTCTTCTTCCTGGACGCCAGCAAGAGCTTGTCTCCAAGGTAGCTGCGGCCTCCAAAGGCCCAACCGTCTTGGTTTTGATGTCTGGTGGCCCCATTGACGTGTCTTTCGCCAACAATGACCCACGCGTTGCTGGCATCTTGTGGGCCGGGTATCCGGGACAAGCTGGAGGAGCAGCTATCGCCGATATTGTGTTTGGAATAAGCAATCCAGGTTTGCATTTAATCAAACCAACCCCTCGTAAGTTAACCTTTTCCGGGCCAAGGCTAGTACAAACAAAACTAATTTGGAATATGTTTCTCTGTGGTTGTCTCAGGCGGAAAGCTGCCTGTAACATGGTACCCGCAAGAATATGTTTCAAATTTGGCAATGACAGCCATGGATATGAGATCCAACCCATCAAATGGGTATCCAGGAAGAACATACCGATTCTATAAGGGCCCGGTTGTATATCCATTTGGTCATGGACTGACCTACACGAAATTTGAACACTCCATAGCAAGTGCACCCACTCTGGTCTCAGTACCACTGCAGGGTCACCACAAGTCACCAAACGCAACCGTTTGGGGCAAGGCAATCAGGGTGACCCACGCAAACTGCAACAGGCTTTCCTTGGCTGTCCACGTGGATGTGAATAATGCAGGGTCTAGAGATGGGTCCCACACTCTGCTTGTTTTCTCCAACCCACCAGCTGGGCATTGGGCCCCCCACAAACAGTTGGTGGCCTTTGAGAAGGTCCACGTGGCAGCAAGGGCAAGCCAGAGAGTCCGAATTAACATTCATGTGTGCAAGTATCTGAGCGTAGTGGACAGGTCCGGAATTCGAAGAATTCCGATCGGTGAACACAATCTTCATATTGGCAATGCAAAGCATTCTGTGTCCCTCCAAGCGACAACTTTGGGGGTGATCAAGTCgtgatttttttggtgaaaggtTGAGTATGCCCTCGTGCCACAGCCGCAATGGCATCTGTGTCCTGGTCTCTTCCAGTACACGTGCATACTCCTCCAAATAAACCATAAGATAGATACGTTAAAACAGCAACATCGGACATATTAGTAAGATTAAATAAGGGaaaggggagaaaaaaaaagaaaaaaaatacagaatacGTTGAAGAAGTTAAATAAAACAGTGAAGATTGCGAGCTCATAAATTGCTGCGAAGGCAGATATAACAGGTTGTTGATTTAAAGAAGAGGAAAGGATACTAAGATCTTTTCCCATTTTCaggtttttttttcatcattattatcatcattggtTTGTCTATAATTCAATTTGAGATTGAGATAACAAATTGATTGAAGTAATTTGTATTAGTACAACTGATTGAAGcaatttgttttagtattttgTAATCTGGCGCTCCTTATTAATGAAGTCTAGAAGAGCTTGGTTTTAGAATGACCTTtgcatttattcattttctaACATAACGACTGattgagataaaaaaataaataaataaataaataaataaataaaattaaaaaaaatatgaagagagagaaagaaagaggatgAAACTGCTGATTAATATGACTATAAATGACGAGCCCTAATATAACATGGCCTAAACGATTATCAAATCGAAGGCCAGCTATGCCTAAAAGCATGTATGTATATGCAGAGCCTTGAAAATGGGCCAGGCCATCGATCCACTGGAGACCAGAAcattatataaagaaaatttcctttttcagaaaaatatgtataaatatgcaCGTAGTTTATTCAAACAAAACACTTCATATGAAAAAGTATCTATTTTCCTTCTAaaaacttaattattattattattttttatcttatatccgtttttttaatatatttaaaaaacatgTGCAAAAAATAGATTTAGTAAACTTCTGGAGAAAATTGAAGCAAATTAAGAGTAGAAAGTTTACTTGACTTTCTAAAGATAACAATTGGTTATTAgatttatacatacatacatatatatatgaaaattctacCATGTAAATATTCATAGTTTGTTAAAATGTGAATATTGTGCATTTGTTACCGAATCACATATGATCAAAAGTTCTGACTTCATGTTATCCCACAAAATTACATGATCggtatagcatatatatatatatttctttgtgATCAACTATTTGTAACTATGTgctcataatttttctttttccttgtgTTTGACACTTTGTTCCAAGAAGGGGCATGGCCATGGCATCGGACAAAGCCCATGAAAAAGGACATAGTAGTGGTCCATGTGAAAAAATTCTATACGGCTTAGGTTAGGGACCATTATTAGTTACTTTGTGAATAGTGCCAACAATTAGTATGGTATTGGATAAAGCCCCATAAACAGGATTTTTGGTCATCTCAGGCTCAGTTGGACCATCAATCTTACTAACAGGGACCAGACCCTGTTGAAACCAGCCTACCAGCCAGTGGATAAGGATGCCAGAAGATAACCCCTTCACATTTTTCTCTTCCTCGCCATTGCCATAAACCCATCAACCTCACTATTCTTTCATCCCTTTTCTCGCTTTCCAAACACAACTCCGTATGGGAAAGATTGTAGGAAAAAGCTGAATTCCAAACTCCCACTGCAGGACTAGTCAATTATACGAGACATTTCACTAGACAATCACGAGAAAGCAAAATACAatcatacaaaattatatttataattcttttttttttcaaataaaattggttTAGACGTCTGATGTATACCGAAACTGAAATTTCTTCATCGGCAATGAGGTGAAAAGTATAACCAGTTAAAGCATGCGGTTAGAAATTATTTAAAGGTCTCAAAGTACAAGGGTTCTTCTATTGTCCAAATTTCCGAAAATGGAAACAATGACCTGAATAGAAAAGAAACAAGTACCACGGCTAGGTGTAATATATCCTAGGTGAGACCCCTTGGCGAGCTATACACCTGCACTAGTACCCAATCATGTTCCATGTGCATCGCCACTGGAAATTGGCATGTGCACGTCCACGATAATCCAATAAATTATAGCTACggagaaaaattttgaaagagaaGGAGTTAATGCTCCAACAAGAACTCAGCAAGTGGATAATCCCGAAATTCAAGTCTCTGAATGATTTCAGAAAAGACCTGTAATTCGATCAGTTTCTTATCTTCCAATGccataaaatctaaaagaaaaccCACCACCTATCCATTATATTACACCACCTATCCATTATATTACTGTTTTTATGGACTTCTCTTCTAGGGAATCTTGCAGTCGCAGACGACTATATTTGGGATCAAGCTGAGATTGCTGATCAGGGAATAATTTACGTACTTCTCAAGCGTACAGACtcctaatttcatatataaatatgttaattaacGTATATAATGCTTTGATGATCATACGGTAATTAATTATCTAAGTGATCAAATAACTCAAATATGAGGTTGTTTGTGGAGTTGAGACGAAAATTACTCCAAAATGatctatatatgtttttttttttttttttttccccccaactGTGGTTACAGTAATTGTATAAAGAGTGAAACTTTATGGAAAGGCTGACGAAGTGGGGGTGGGcccaaaaaaaattccaaagaaaAACTGAGAGCCATCTGATGCTGATGACTCGGCCTAGCTCCATACCCGACTTTAGGCACATGTAGTCCCCCAATTATTGCAATAGCCTTTCTATCTTTTCCTGTTTGCCTTTGGATCAGCTTCAGCTTTAAATCTGATTCCCATTCTATGATCTGGGAACCGATCCTCTACGCTCACCATCACCCTGCACCCACAATTTCCTATTCTATTCACCTCCCACCCAACCCAACCTAAACAAATAGTAGAgagaaaaacatttaattaacCAAAACAACTTTCAATTTTGCACCAAAAATCCAgttgacttttttctttttctatcttCTAAATTCATTGCATGCGGTCAAAGACGGTGAATCGTCTCATATTAGGCACGCATGGAAATGTCAATGGCTCTAAAATCTGAGTTGACTCGGCCAATTTGTTAGGCTCACAGATATCTTCACTGTAATCCAGCATGCTATAAAAGTTAAAAGTGTCTCAGAAACACTGTGAATCTGTgattaacattttattaatCAGTATGAGTAGGTAGACAAGTAAGCTGGCTGATTTCCGGCAGCCATAGCTGAGTTGACTCGATCCGAGTTTGAATATGACAAAGTAACAGCAACGTTCTTTTTATTAAGTAGTATTCCCTGGTTGTAGGAAcaatctttttattatattttaatatttactcAACGAATATATATCATGCGGATTGCGGAATCAGTTTGTTAATTTAGACTGAAAGAAATAAATCTGATGCTTCTCTCTGAATTCAGTGTGGATGAAATGGTGGGCATGCAGTAATGTTTGActccttttaaattttgaaattattggtGTTTGATAAAGTGGTTTTTTCATATTCCTAACAGATCCCAAGTGTCCAAAACCATTTAATTTCTACATCTATTTAGTCAACTGGTTAACTTGTTTTGTGAATCAactcataattaattatttttttatgataattaatttatattgattAACCATATGTCTTTTAATTATAGTTCAACATGTTTATTTAACAACTCCTCTTgtatttgcttttattttacttCTTAAATATTATCTGTCCATCTCACAGATCATGCAGTTCTGGGACTAGACAGTTTTAACGGTCTCTCACATGAAATATTCTACTAAATTCcctttaaaataatgaaaatagaaacaacTTTCATAAAATTGTGATTTAGTTTTCCTTATATATGACCTTCCAGCCGGCATGACTCCTCGTGATTCTTTAAATGTTAAAACTGAACAAGTCTTTGGCGAAAATGCATTTCGAAGCACATTAGAaactttcaaatgtttattttatcaaagctttatataaatcaaaataagacttCTCGTAATATGAAATTTCTAATCTAGCCGTATGCGTTGGAATTGTGAAGCCAGAAAAAGTGTTCgcttttgttcttttaattttgtttccttgtttattttttattctcttgGTAATTGCTTCAGAAAATTTACGTAATTAAGCGTATATAAAAGATTAGGTAGCATTATTAGCAACTTTTTTCAGGCAAAACACCATCAAGACCAACACAAATAGGTTGGCGTTGTTGGCCATTTTTAAGGTTTATGAGGCCGAGCAAAACAAAGCACTTGGTTCAAAAAGCTGCACGTCCTCGCACATGGCTCACTCTCCCCACGTGAAATCTCATCAACAAGACACGTGCGTCCCTCTGAGGCTTTCCGAGCTTTTTCAGAGGTTTTTAGTTTTATACAGCAtgcattttcaatatttataagaaaagagaaaagaggaaaagagaaaaagatccACATTGGATGAATTAATAATCATGATTGGTGAAACCTGacgcctaacattatattaatagaaaaaatgagcgttgttttatattttttttgcttaaaaaattaaaaatgagcaTTGTTATGCCGTCAAAACGAGAGCTTATGcatattatgataatatataataaaaatagtattggTTTTGTGCGAAGTGCGAAACTATTATAAGAAAGCTTATCTAATAAGTGACGTTTTTGATAAGGGAATCTTTAGGATTTCACGTCACATTGTGCCTCCTTGGATACAAACATGTCTTACAGAGTGGGAGCGTTTCCCATCGACCATACTCATTTTTAATCAAAAGcggtttattaattaatttaatacaatattataattttacataCTAAGATTGGCAGATAGAGATCCCTAGATGTTGATCGATTTTCCCTCTAAATAAGGATCTTGCATCTTGTAGCCACGCATTTGCCATCCTGGCAGCTTGCTGGATATCCTATATATGAATAATGATTATAAttcatctttattaattttcaattctaATTTATGACATAATCAAAATTTATGACTTCAAATTGTAGACGCATGATAATAATATCCCGCTGATTAAATTGCTCAAAAAATTTCTGCATGCTTTTTACTGCTGGGTTTGTAGGAATGTTTGAGCGCTCTCCTAGTATTTTTACACAATAAAGCTTGCTTCTAATTCACTTACTATGTTTTATGACTTTGCTTAGTATGTATGCATTCAGAAAGTTTCTTTCTTATGAagtcaatttgataataatataatattatatatgatatgataaGGTCTATTATCATAATTGTTGTAGAATTTGCCCAtcgaaaaaataatatttacaaaaagaaaaactattaaATGAAACGTTGTCTATCTTAGTATAAACAGAATAAGATATTTACCGTGACCTTACACCATTGGAAAGTGGGCCTGAAAAGGATCATTTGGTTTCTGTTGGGTTTCTATGAAGTCAACTGGAATTATATAAGTGCCGAACTAGTTGTTAGAAGGGGGTACCATCAATATATGGCACATCCACCTCATCCATGCAAAATTAATAGTTGTCAATAATGAAACGGAATGACAATGAAGGGAGAGAGGTAGATCCCAAAGAAtgagaaaaatcaaaaacaaaccaaaaacatTAGTCAATCAAACTCTGACCAACACTGTGTTTCATTTTCCTTGTAGACGGACCCGGCCAGGGAATCAAACTGGTATATAGTGAAAAATGgtcaatttcatttttactCGCAATTTCTCAGGCACAAGCATGTGTTTTGAGAAGAACATAAATGGAGTacatgttatataaatatatatatatatatatataatttaggtaTTTCTCTTTATTCAAAATCTGAATGCATTTATAAATTCATGGCCCATTTACATACAAAAGAACAAGCATAGACTTCTTAACCCACCTACATTAGAAAAATAGAACTTCCCAAGAATctagagagagaggaagaaaaaataaaatagaaaaaaatgaatcaaTATGAGTTATGTTTGATTGTGGGGGAGACACCTAAGAAATACATGAAAATAGTAAAAGGAGGTCGTTTTTGCGAGGGTCTACCACATAAAAACTAGTGGACCCTTTTTGGGCATTCCAATAACTTGAAGAATTGATGATTTCTACCTATAAAATTGGTCCGTCTTCATGAAATAAGCGTCACAATTTTTACAACCTGGATTCATTAGCTGTATCAGAATCGAAGCAATATATATGGTGGAAGAAACCAACCCTTGGTAGACCCTGGTTCTGTCCATTTGGTCTAATGGTCCCAAACCTATGGAGAGGAAACAAGAAGAGCAACCCATCCTCAAAAACATAACTTACACTTTGTAGGACCTCTTTATATTCTTTcactaaaaggaaaaatacCATTTGGCCTCATTCTTTCtatctaaataatttttatttttatttttcaaatagttGGGGCTGGCAGGCCAGCCTTTAAATGGGGGATTTTGATTGCGGAAGCGTTTTttgtctttgtttgtttttcaaatttagtTGATTAATAATTTCAGAAACAATCCACGTTGTTAGTACGTCCTATAAACAACCTAAAAAGCATTTCATCATGCTCGACTGGCCAATATtgatttttcatgtatatactttatatatatatgtatatatggatatatgtggacattttggtgtttgttttgagAGCAGCTTTCTAATTTAACATAGAAGAGTTTAATTTTCCACACCCAATTATTTGCCAGAGGGTGCAAAGCTACATGATCAGTTTTTTTGCTTAAATGATGCCACCCCATGACATGTCTTGTAATTATGGACAATATCTTCTACTTCGACTGTGGCACCACACACATTGTGGAATAATTGCTCCTATTTAATTTACAGCTCTTGAATAAatctaatcaatttattttttattttttattttttatcattaacaaTATCACAAACCCGTAACCTTACtgttaatctatatatataatatcaaggggggaaaaaaaaatcaatgatatCTTTAACAATCCATATTGACATATTCAATAGCATATGCTGTAAATGGGATGGAATTTGAGATTGAGGtgtaccaaaatttaaaaatacaattattaacCTACTAGTACATATGCAACACAAacacttatgttttaatatGAACTATACAATATATCCtcctataaaaataataaatagatggttgtcagcaaaataataataataacaataaatgctAATGGTACTACTTATCCTAACTTTTTCCAAATTGTTTATGCTAACCATATTCATATAATTGAACATTATTGacaaatttcaataaataaaagaaaaaacctagTAACTAATCCATAGTATACTCAATAATTTTCTTCATCAGAATATTCATTTGGCTTTTATAAAACTACTTATACGTAGTGTTGATCATTCATTAAATCATTGATATCATAATAGAATTTTGGTGAATTATCaaagtatatatgcatatataatacaaTAACTCCcactaaaataaaacaaatataaagccACTGTCAAAACCTCTGGCTGATCTGGACCAGAGGGACCCGATTAGGAGATATGCCACGTGGAGACAGACTATGTAACAGGATGACGTGGCAGGAGAATTGTGTAGGCACGAGATTGTAGGAACTGTTCCTTAATGAAGGAGGGGCTTGTGGGGCCCCGGCATAGTGGGGACTATGGAAAGGGAAAGTTAGAGAACCTTTAAGACAAACCCATCTGGCTAGCTATCCATATTCATGTGCATTCATTAATCAATGTGGGTGAAATAAAAAGCAAAGCAAACTCCCAAAAGGAAAAGCATGATTCCTGTGGCTTACGAGAGAAGAGTCACTTTCTTCCCCTATGATATTAATATACTTCGTCCCATTTTATTAATTCCTCCTCCACCATTTTCTCTATTTACCATTATATCATTCTCTGTTTTGCTATATTCTTCCTACATATCCCCGTTTAATAAGGAAATTTCTGTTATTATTACCcagttttgtttgaattccttatCTTCATTTACCATAATGTTCACAACTATCTTATCTACGTGGCTCCCTAATTTTGTGAGGaaggataataataaaatcaaataattcagACATTAAATTGGCATAGATATGGAAAAATCAGCCATTTGAAAAACAACCACTGACAATAAATACCAAAGTGGCATGACATATATTTTCCTTACGATTTTAAtgtatttccaaataaaaatgaaatggaGGATCTCAATTTAAATCAACCAAATTGTGATATATCAAGAAAATTGAACTTAGTGGTCTATGTCATGTTAACATTATTAAGTAGAAAACATTTCTATTAGTTATTAACTTAATGTTCTTTTatagtttataatttaaaatgaaacaaTCAAAAATGATTATCTAAAATTAGAATTGATCACTTTAAAAAAtggtaaatattaataaagaatagtttttattttataagttttatCAAACTTTACatgtaataataaatatatggcatcaaaatatttatcaaataatacatattaatatattattttttttatattcatataatctaaatacaaatgataaataataaatggagattaaatgaataaataaaaaatatattacataagtttataaataattttggtaACTCTAACATTATTGatctttatataaaaataaaaac
This genomic interval carries:
- the LOC107426356 gene encoding probable beta-D-xylosidase 2 isoform X2 gives rise to the protein MRMQVVSDEARAMYNGGVAGLTYWSPNVNIFRDPRWGRGQETPGEDPVVVGKYAASYVRGLQGNDGNRLKVAACCKHFTAYDLDNWNGVDRFHFNAKVSKQDIEDTFDVPFRMCVKEGKVASVMCSYNQVNGVPTCADPNLLKKTVRGQWRLDGYIVSDCDSVGVFYDSQHYTSTPEEAAADAIKAGLDLDCGPFLAIHSEEAVKRGLLSESDVNSALLNTLTVQMRLGMFDGEPSSQPYGNLGPRDVCTPAHQELAFEAAKQGIVLLKNHGPSLPLSTRRYRSVAVIGPNSNVTVTMIGNYAGIACGYTTPLQGIARYASTIHQPGCADVACTGDQLFGAAIDAASRADATVLFMGLDQSIEAETIDRGGLLLPGRQQELVSKVAAASKGPTVLVLMSGGPIDVSFANNDPRVAGILWAGYPGQAGGAAIADIVFGISNPGGKLPVTWYPQEYVSNLAMTAMDMRSNPSNGYPGRTYRFYKGPVVYPFGHGLTYTKFEHSIASAPTLVSVPLQGHHKSPNATVWGKAIRVTHANCNRLSLAVHVDVNNAGSRDGSHTLLVFSNPPAGHWAPHKQLVAFEKVHVAARASQRVRINIHVCKYLSVVDRSGIRRIPIGEHNLHIGNAKHSVSLQATTLGVIKS
- the LOC107426356 gene encoding probable beta-D-xylosidase 2 isoform X1, with protein sequence MASSSTTILSFLTPFFLLFLLGFSSAGREPFACDPKDATTKNLPFCKVSLAIPDRVNDLLGKLTLQEKVKLLGDNAAAVPRLGIKGYEWWSEALHGVSNVGPGTKFGGEFPGATSFPQVITTAASFNASLWEAIGRVVSDEARAMYNGGVAGLTYWSPNVNIFRDPRWGRGQETPGEDPVVVGKYAASYVRGLQGNDGNRLKVAACCKHFTAYDLDNWNGVDRFHFNAKVSKQDIEDTFDVPFRMCVKEGKVASVMCSYNQVNGVPTCADPNLLKKTVRGQWRLDGYIVSDCDSVGVFYDSQHYTSTPEEAAADAIKAGLDLDCGPFLAIHSEEAVKRGLLSESDVNSALLNTLTVQMRLGMFDGEPSSQPYGNLGPRDVCTPAHQELAFEAAKQGIVLLKNHGPSLPLSTRRYRSVAVIGPNSNVTVTMIGNYAGIACGYTTPLQGIARYASTIHQPGCADVACTGDQLFGAAIDAASRADATVLFMGLDQSIEAETIDRGGLLLPGRQQELVSKVAAASKGPTVLVLMSGGPIDVSFANNDPRVAGILWAGYPGQAGGAAIADIVFGISNPGGKLPVTWYPQEYVSNLAMTAMDMRSNPSNGYPGRTYRFYKGPVVYPFGHGLTYTKFEHSIASAPTLVSVPLQGHHKSPNATVWGKAIRVTHANCNRLSLAVHVDVNNAGSRDGSHTLLVFSNPPAGHWAPHKQLVAFEKVHVAARASQRVRINIHVCKYLSVVDRSGIRRIPIGEHNLHIGNAKHSVSLQATTLGVIKS